The Paenibacillus sp. FSL R7-0204 genome includes a region encoding these proteins:
- a CDS encoding ABC transporter permease, whose product MDETLEIDTGVRRPKKNKRKKQPITWRLIKNQNQLIWMSVPLMLYIILFAYVPVWGWTMAFQNYRPAKSFGEQEWVGLKQFKFLFTDDNFIRVLRNTLAMGVINLILGFVTAIVLALLLNEIKKVFWKRTVQTISYLPHFLSWIIVTGIVATSLSINDGIVNIVLMKLHLIKEPILWLSEGKYFWGIVGASHVWKEVGWNTIIYLAAIASIDPALYEAAEIDGANRYKKMMHVTLPGIKATIVILMIMSIGHVLEAGFEVQYLLGNGLVVDWAETIDIFVLKYGLAQGNYSLATAGGIFKTVVSVTLLLMANGISKRLGEERLL is encoded by the coding sequence ATGGATGAGACCTTAGAAATAGATACTGGCGTCCGGCGTCCGAAGAAGAACAAGAGGAAAAAGCAGCCGATTACCTGGCGCCTAATTAAGAATCAGAATCAGCTGATCTGGATGTCTGTGCCTTTAATGCTCTACATTATCCTTTTTGCCTACGTTCCTGTATGGGGCTGGACCATGGCGTTCCAGAACTATAGACCGGCCAAGTCCTTCGGCGAGCAGGAATGGGTGGGACTGAAGCAGTTCAAGTTTTTGTTCACCGATGATAACTTCATTCGCGTCCTGCGTAATACGCTGGCCATGGGGGTTATCAATCTGATCCTCGGCTTCGTTACAGCCATCGTGCTGGCGTTGCTGCTTAACGAGATTAAAAAAGTATTCTGGAAAAGAACCGTGCAGACGATTTCCTATCTGCCCCATTTCCTATCGTGGATTATCGTTACCGGTATTGTGGCTACCTCGCTGTCCATCAATGACGGGATTGTAAATATCGTTCTAATGAAGCTGCATCTGATTAAAGAGCCGATTCTGTGGCTCAGCGAAGGCAAGTATTTCTGGGGAATCGTAGGGGCTTCGCATGTGTGGAAGGAAGTGGGCTGGAATACTATTATCTATCTGGCTGCCATCGCTTCCATTGACCCTGCCCTGTATGAGGCTGCGGAGATTGACGGTGCGAACCGTTACAAGAAAATGATGCACGTAACCCTGCCTGGGATCAAGGCAACCATTGTTATTCTGATGATTATGTCCATAGGACATGTGCTGGAAGCAGGCTTTGAAGTACAGTACCTGCTCGGCAACGGACTGGTAGTAGACTGGGCTGAAACGATAGATATTTTCGTGCTTAAATACGGACTTGCACAAGGGAATTATTCACTCGCAACCGCTGGCGGGATTTTCAAAACGGTGGTCAGCGTGACATTGCTGCTTATGGCTAACGGGATTTCCAAGCGGCTTGGGGAAGAGAGGTTGTTATAA